The Coffea arabica cultivar ET-39 chromosome 4e, Coffea Arabica ET-39 HiFi, whole genome shotgun sequence genome includes a window with the following:
- the LOC113740597 gene encoding replication protein A 70 kDa DNA-binding subunit B-like: MSNLLQIEEIVPDMKNWSCVITVQEKQQVTDSLGTPTKKQKFVFYDSEGSKVEGIIFNADIPRMSPMLQVYKRYKISNADVRTIPQKFQSAGLIKQWVITSKTVIEEVDGNEDIMPVKFAFTDFADLSDYMDDKNKSVDVLGVVISSLAMKTITRNSRQSNVQKFVLLNEESQTVLLSLWDDFLNNEGQILLNNMHSYPVIIGRRLKVNNYNGVSLSTWFDSALLVDPPIQEARQLKNWAMRNAKSIAEIIDAKSYIKYNPALSLKRDQKTTLICNVTASQKTAWVKAKLSFEQIFQKYWYMSCARCYRATAADYGMEFTCNSCKEKGAAMPRCRFDVDLIDDSGVIPASIFGDLAEKILTFTGLEAMDHFNQNLELPLQFVHEQLKTKTFLVHIKPVQTQLADTRQRYTILYCSELEPKMSHAQLTHEPESVSLSCDQQAENEQLLTAGHGGSSSKVRLRLSQKFDETETVSTNEFDSPHADSKKKAKLG, translated from the exons ATGTCTAACCTCTTGCAAATTGAAGAAATCGTGCCTGATATGAAAAACTGGTCCTGTGTGATCACGGTCCAAGAAAAGCAACAGGTCACAGATTCGTTGGGAACACCAACCAAAAAGCAAAAGTTTGTCTTCTATGATTCAGAG GGCTCTAAAGTTGAAGGGATAATCTTCAATGCTGATATTCCAAGGATGAGTCCTATGTTGCAGGTTTATAAAAGATATAAGATTTCAAATGCTGATGTGAGGACTATTCCGCAAAAGTTTCAAAGTGCTGGATTAATCAAACAGTGGGTGATCACTTCAAAAACTGTCATTGAAGAAGTTGATGGCAATGAAGACATTATGCCTGTTAAATTTGCGTTCACTGACTTTGCTGATTTATCTGACTACATGGATGATAAAAACAAGTCCGTTG ATGTCCTCGGAGTGGTGATCAGTTCATTGGCCATGAAGACAATCACTAGAAACTCCAGACAGTCAAATGTTCAGAAATTTGTCCTCCTAAATGAAGA GTCTCAAACTGTCCTGCTATCTTTATGGGATGATTTTCTGAACAATGAAGGTCAGATACTGCTGAATAACATGCACAGCTATCCTGTTATCATTGGTCGAAGACTGAAAGTTAACAACTACAATG GTGTTTCTCTCTCAACCTGGTTCGATTCTGCATTGCTTGTTGATCCACCGATACAGGAAGCGAGACAGCTCAAGAATTG GGCAATGAGAAATGCTAAGTCAATTGCAGAAATCATTGATGCAAAAAGTTACATTAAATACAATCCTGCGCTTTCTTTAAAGAGAGACCAGAAAACTACTCTAATTTGCAATGTTACCGCATCACAGAAG ACTGCTTGGGTCAAGGCAAAACTCTCTTTTGAACAGATCTTCCAGAAATATTGGTATATGAGCTGTGCAAGATGTTATCGAGCTACTGCAGCAGACTATGGAATGGAGTTTACTTGTAATTCGTGCAAAGAGAAGGGCGCTGCTATGCCTAG GTGCCGCTTTGACGTTGATTTGATCGATGACAGTGGAGTTATACCTGCTTCTATCTTTGGAGATCTAGCAGAAAAAATTCTCACCTTCACTGGCCTTGAAGCAATGGACCACTTTAATCAG AATCTTGAGCTGCCACTTCAGTTTGTCCACGAACAGCTTAAAACAAAGACATTTCTGGTTCACATTAAACCAGTCCAAACACAGCTCGCTGATACCAGACAGCGGTATACGATTTTATATTGCTCTGAACTTGAACCAAAAATGAGTCATGCTCAACTAACACATGAACCAGAATCTGTCTCTCTTTCATGTGACCAGCAGGCTGAAAATGAGCAGCTATTGACAGCAG GACATGGTGGTTCTAGCTCGAAAGTGCGTCTTCGCCTAAGTCAAAAGTTTGATGAAACAGAAACTGTCAGCACCAATGAGTTTGATAGTCCACATGCTGATTCCAAGAAGAAAGCAAAATTAGGCTGA
- the LOC113741442 gene encoding single-stranded DNA-binding protein, mitochondrial, whose protein sequence is MASSLSRTLCRRLLLSNPRSKPSTFSYSFCSKSFSFVDASSESDEPSTVNSAHSDAESAAPSSFSVSSSDSTKQQRVIRSRPLENGLDVGIYKAVLIGLVGQAPLQKKLRNGKAVTMLSLGTGGIRNNRRPFDNEEPREFADRCAVQWHRVAVYPERLGALTVKHAVPGSVLYVEGNLETKIFNDPITGLVRRIREIAIRRNGRLVFLGQGSDNQKPSQGDLRSVGYY, encoded by the exons ATGGCGTCTTCACTCTCAAGGACACTTTGCCGTAGACTTCTTCTCTCAAACCCCAGATCAAAGCCCTCGACTTTCTCTTATTCCTTCTGCTCAAAAAGCTTTTCTTTTGTGGACGCCTCCTCAGAGTCGGACGAACCCTCCACTGTCAATTCGGCCCATTCCGATGCTGAGTCAGCGGCCCCCTCTtcattttctgtttcttcctcAGACTCAACTAAGCAGCAGCGCGTCATTCGGAGTCGTCCCCTCGAAAATGGGTTGGATGTTGGCATTTACAAG GCTGTATTGATTGGTCTGGTGGGGCAGGCTCCTCTTCAGAAGAAGTTAAGGAATGGGAAGGCAGTCACTATGCTGTCACTTGGGACAGGTGGGATTCGGAACAATAGGAGGCCATTTGATAATGAGGAGCCTAGAGAATTTGCAGATAGGTGTGCAGTTCAATGGCACAGGGTTGCAGTTTACCCTGAGAGGTTAGGAGCGCTAACTGTGAAGCATGCAGTACCAGG ATCAGTCTTGTACGTGGAAGGAAATCTGGAGACTAAGATATTTAATGATCCGATAACTGGTCTAGTTCGACGTATACGAGAGATTGCAATACGCCGAAATG GTCGGCTGGTGTTTTTGGGACAAGGAAGTGATAACCAGAAACCATCACAAGGAGATCTGAGAAGTGTTGGCTATTATTAA